The genomic segment CACTTGGTCTTCCATTCCATATTTATCTATCAATTCTTGTGCTTCGGCCTTACGTGTTTTAAAACTTTCAAATTGGCTAGAGAATTCACGCAGTTGATTGTGCTTTTTCTCCGACTGAGGATTTTTTTCTAAATCCGCTTCTAATTTTTGAATTTTTTGTCTGAGTTTTTTTTGATCATTTTGCAGATGTTGCAAATAATCTTGAAAATTAAGCGTTGCAATCATAAAGTCTGCTTGATTACCAAAAGCATCGTAGAAATCTTGGTAGTAATCTAAAGATTTGTCACTATATTCACGCCGTTCGGAAGTGGCAGAAGTGATTTCTTTGAAAATATTTAATTCATCTCGCTTCAATTTTTTTAATTGAATGCCGAAAGTATTCGCCTTTTTGACGGTTGATTTGCCATTTTTGCTGAAGGATTTGATGAGGTCTTTTTCGGTAAGACCTGCCAGATCTTTGACATAGTGCCAGTCAGGTTCCCCACCGGGATAGCCAGTCTGTAAACCATCAAATTCATAACCTAAGTCTGTCAAATCTTTTATCAATTCTGTTTTTTCGGGCGAAGTAGGTTGACCATTGCTGTCAAATGTTTGATAAGTTTCATAAGGTTTGACAATTAGCTCTAAAGCACCATTTTCTTTGGCGTAGGTCTTGAGTTCACGGTAAAAAGCTTGCAGGTCTTGAGGATTTGTTGAAACAGGGCCACAATTTATTTCCATGTGAAGTCCACCTGTCATGGGCATACTGTAGAGCACGGCTGAAACGGTTAATTCACCGTGTTTATTTGTGTGACCGACATATTGGCAAGTAAAACCGCGTTTCGCTAAGAGCTTCTCCATTTCTACCGTCTGCATAAAAGAACGTTGAGCGCAAGAAGCGCTGTGTTTTACAAATTCTTCCTGACGAAGTTGTTTGAGTGTCATGCGATTCCTTTCTTAGTGTTTGCTGCGGTATTTCTTTCTCAAAGTATAAGCAAAGTTCGAGAGATGATAGAGAGGATTAGTTGGGAGGTTAAATTCACCAACATATTCCTCAATAGTTGGATTGAACTTGGATTTGAAATGATAAAGCCCGCCGTTTAGATCGTTTTCAACTCCCCCCATATTTTGCCAATCGGCGCCACGTTCAAAGGCGTGCTTTGCGGTTTCATACCAAGTGAGGAGGGCTGGCTGGTAGCGGCGGTATTCTTCGTCCATTCCAGCATAGATATTTTCAGAGGTAGTTCCATATTCGAGAACCAAAGTTCCAGATAGAGGCACTGTTGTGACTCCTTGAGTCATTTTTTCTGCTAAGAAATCCATTTCTTCTTGCAGCCGTTTTTGTTCCTGCTTGTTGTTTTCAATTTTACCGGGCTTGGTTTTTTCAGTAAATTTGCTAGCTTCTTTTTCAGCCTTGGATTTTTGTACTTGGAGATTTTCTAGACGCTCGTTTAAATTAATACTTGCAAGTGTGATATAGGACTGCTCAGGGTAAGTATCCAGCAGTTTTTGATAATAATCTTGACCACGCAGATGGATACTTTTTCGATTTTCTGTTTTTTTCATCAAAGCAGAGAAATCGTCCAAAAGCTCTGAACCACCAAATTGGACTTGAATACCTTTGTTGCGAGCAGTGCGAATAGCTTGTCGTGTGCTTTTCGATAAAAGTTCTTCACTGAAATTATCCTTGTAAATATTTGCTTGAAAGCGTGGCTGAATGGTTTCATCCAATAATTCAGTGCGTCCAAGCCAGATAGCACCTGCTTTTTGCAAGTTGTTAATCAAATCAAGAGTTTTTGGATTATCCTGTCGTTCTTCCCCACTTTGATTTTGAACTAAGAAAAGACTAGGATCAAACTTGATAAAAAGAGCTTTTTTAGTTTTGGCAAATTTTTTTAAAGAAGTCAGAACAAAGTGTAGCAATTCCTGATCTTGATAGTCCATAATAGGACCACGCGGAATATAAAGCATGGTCATACTGAGCGGCAGTGGCTTGATGAGAATGCTAGCCGAGGCTACTAATTGATTATTTTTGTAAAAACCAATTCGTTCATTGTCCCAGTTATCTTTAACCTTTGCCCAAGAA from the Streptococcus constellatus subsp. constellatus genome contains:
- a CDS encoding aminoacyltransferase, which gives rise to MYTYKIGISAQEHDDFVKQSSQTNLLQSASWAKVKDNWDNERIGFYKNNQLVASASILIKPLPLSMTMLYIPRGPIMDYQDQELLHFVLTSLKKFAKTKKALFIKFDPSLFLVQNQSGEERQDNPKTLDLINNLQKAGAIWLGRTELLDETIQPRFQANIYKDNFSEELLSKSTRQAIRTARNKGIQVQFGGSELLDDFSALMKKTENRKSIHLRGQDYYQKLLDTYPEQSYITLASINLNERLENLQVQKSKAEKEASKFTEKTKPGKIENNKQEQKRLQEEMDFLAEKMTQGVTTVPLSGTLVLEYGTTSENIYAGMDEEYRRYQPALLTWYETAKHAFERGADWQNMGGVENDLNGGLYHFKSKFNPTIEEYVGEFNLPTNPLYHLSNFAYTLRKKYRSKH
- a CDS encoding aminoacyltransferase; the encoded protein is MTLKQLRQEEFVKHSASCAQRSFMQTVEMEKLLAKRGFTCQYVGHTNKHGELTVSAVLYSMPMTGGLHMEINCGPVSTNPQDLQAFYRELKTYAKENGALELIVKPYETYQTFDSNGQPTSPEKTELIKDLTDLGYEFDGLQTGYPGGEPDWHYVKDLAGLTEKDLIKSFSKNGKSTVKKANTFGIQLKKLKRDELNIFKEITSATSERREYSDKSLDYYQDFYDAFGNQADFMIATLNFQDYLQHLQNDQKKLRQKIQKLEADLEKNPQSEKKHNQLREFSSQFESFKTRKAEAQELIDKYGMEDQVMAGSLFLYTPQEATYLFSGSYPEFNKFYAPALLQEYIMKEAIKRGIPFYNFLGITGIFDGSDGVLRFKQNFNGYIVRKMGTFRYYPQPLKFKILSLIKKLLRRA